The Trichoderma asperellum chromosome 6, complete sequence region CTAAGACAAGAAATAATGACACCAGCACTATTGGATGACGGCCAGCCTGTGAGTATCTGTAACTTTCCAAATATTTGTCGTCGTCTATCTCTCTGAGTCCTTAAATTTTCGACGCTCTGGGCTAACTGTTTACATCCAGGCCTGGAATAGGTTGATTCGATTCGAAGACATCAACGGCAAAGAGAGATACGGTGAACCTATAGACGATGACCTAGATGGTATGATGCACTGTACCAAGAATGATCCCAAAGCATGGGATCGTACCAGCATCTTTCCGCAGCATTGACAGGGAATCTTGTTAGTTGGAATCGCTTTACACCGTGGTGAAGATGTATATGCCAGGATTGTTCGAACCGAGTCCGCCCTGGACCTATCAGCCGTCCTCTCGGCAGACATAACTCAAGTCAAAAAGGTTAGTCaatagaaaaacaaaatattcTTGGGGGGCGCATAGGTCAGCTTTGTTAACGGAATAATAAGCTGTTAGCACCACTTAAACCAGAAGAAGCGGGTACGATACGATGCATTGGACTCAACTACCGAGAGCACGCTGTAAGTAATGCCGCAATAATCCGCAAACGTTACCGCAACGTTgcaaaaactataactacttgtgaacttaaagaataagtttCTGAATCTTTTTGATAGGCAGAAATGAAGTTGTCAATTCCTGAAACCCCTACAATGTTTCTAAAGGCAACCGAAACCATCAACCACCCTTCTGGCCATATCATTGCTCCCCATTGCGCAGACCTACACGACTGCCACCTAGACTATGAGGTGGAACTCGCAGTCGTTATCGGCAAGACCTGCAAAGACGTCTCCGAGGACCAGGCCATGGAGTACGTTTTGGGTTACATGACCGCCAACGATGTTACTGCACGGACTCACCAGAACGAAGTCTCACAGTGGGATCGCGGCAAGGGTTTCGATGGGTTTGCTCCAATCGGACCGGCACTAGTCTCCTCCAAGATAATACCTGACCCATCAGTTCTGAAGCTACAGACTATCCTCAACGGCCAAGTAATGCAGCAGGGCGAGGCTAGTGATATGATCTTCACCGTACCCAAAATTGTCTCGTTTCTCTCCCAGGTAAGTTAACAGCTGAGTCAGAGGATGCCAAATCCGACCACTTGGTCACTGCTTGGCTGACGATGCGGAAAATACAGGGTTGCACGCTGCAAAAGGGGACCATCATCTTGACTGGAACCCCTTGTGGAATTGGTGTCAGCCGGAATCCACCTGTTCGGCTCGTTGAGGGAGATGAGCTATTCGTGACCATCAGCCATGGTCTTGGGTCGCTGACCAATCCAATTGCATTCAAGCCATCTGCGCATTTGAAGTCTACGCATGCACAGCTCATTGAGGCGAAGATGTAAGGAAATGGGTTAGGAACGGTTAGGATGGGTTTCATCATGCGAAAAGCGTATCTCATAGCACGAACTTTGAGAGCGGAGGCGTTTTGCGTGTATTCATATGTACTTGGTTGAATCTTTTTTGACAAATTCCATGGCTATTTATTCAAGAATTACTGTCCGCCATAATTGTCTTCCGCAATACCTGTGATCATTTGCTCCCATGAACTAAAGTCTGCTGCACCGGGGAACGTGAATTGGCCATCTTCCCATACAGTTGGCCAGTATATAGAGCTCATGTCGGAAGACATGGCTGGGGACTCCAAGTCTGATGGACGCATTCGCCCTGAACTATCTACAGTCTGAATCCTAGCGCCAGGTGGCTCAGGTAGAGTGCTTGATGGATAAGCAGCCATTGAAGTATACCTTGAGTCCTTGGCCTTTGAAATGCACAGCTCAACTACCTTCAACTCAGCCATGCCAAATTCATTTAGCCAGGGATCCTGGTGCAGATTCTCGCAATACGCTTCCAAGTCCTCTATGATGGCACCAGCTTGAACTGAATGAGGGTTCTTAACAGCAATAATGCCTAGAATCATGGCACTGTTGAACAGATTGTGGGCCCCAAAAGCCCACCGCAAACTGTCCGCGTTTGTGCTATTCATTGTACGAAGCCGTATTTTCAAATCTGCAAGCGCTGACGACATACACGCCTCGTGACTAGTTCGAAATCGATCCGTAATTGATTCCCGAAGTAAGAATGGTCGATGTAAGACGATTCTGGCAAAGTGAAACGACGTATGCAGGTATAATCGATGCCATGGGAGAAATGGAAGAGCATCGTCCGCTGCCGTGTCTGGGTTATCTAAGCAAAAGTATGGTGGTAGCTGTTCGCTCCATCTGACCAGGTTTGCATCGAGCTGAAGGACAGCCTCATAGCTTGCCCTTTCCATTCCGAAGCATTTTTCTTGTATCTTCCCTACCACTTGTGCAAGTCGATAAAGCAGGGATGACAGAACGCTTGGGGTTGGAAGGCTAAGAGGCTGTGGTACTGCGCGGCTGGCCTCTTCGTCCTCCATATCATCCAGCCACACATTTTCAGGCTCTTGCGTTAGGCAAAATTGATTGTTGATTGCATAAGGCCGGCCCAGTGCAAGCGATATCATACGATCGATTGCGTATATATGGCTCCAGAGTCGTCTCCGTTGTTCTGTGGCTTTGCGTGTCATGCGCCATCTCTCACCGTCAACCTGCagaatataagtattatccCTGAACCAGTATATCGAGATGGTGAAATTCTTACATGCATGCCTTGTGCTTGGGCCATCCTCGATGCGAAGCCGATTGTCAACCAAGACTCTGAAACGCGCCGAGTGTACAGAAGATAACGAGTTACGAGCAGCCCAGCTCGTACAATGTCTGTACTTTCTCCATAAAACGACGGAGCAATGACAAttgctcttcttgcggcCCACTATAACATCTCTTATCAGCCTTTTTTCCATACATTGGATGCTATTATACGTAAAGGTTAATACATACATAAAATCGGAGAgatgcttcttctcgttctcgcTGCACATCCAGCGTCGGATGTGGCGGAGAATCAAGCAGGACTCCAAAGGCCAATATTATGAATAGCAACCCTAGCCATCGAAGGTCGACGTTGGCTAAATCATCAAAACCAAATCGTCTCCCCCAAAACTCATCATAGCTGCTTCTGAAAGTCGCCTCATGAACAGCATCCAGCGACCAGTTCACCTCTGTGAGAAATATATTCACCAAGCGATCAACTGTTGACTTCTGGCGAGGCAGGAGACCAAGTAGATCCCAGACCTGAGCGAAAGAGCTGGACTCATCCCGAAAAGACTGCAGTGTGTCTCGACCTCGCGATATCCCTGCCGGGAGATCTTGGCCCTCTTCGCTAAGTATTCTGGAAGCCACCTGGTGGCCAAAGTATGAGGAGCCGTAAAAGGCTCTGGCACCCCTGTTAGCAAACAACGACCCCAAACTAGGACTCATTGGCGGCTGTGTCACTCTTCTCGGCCTGGGAGAAGGGCTGGGCGGAGCGATTGTAACCACCTGGGGAGACTCTGAAATCTTGAAGACACCATTGTTAGTAGAATCGCCGCACAGATGGGCAACCCCCCGCTGTAAGCAGCGGTTACAAGGCTGATTCCTATCGCACTTTTGCTTCCTCAAATGGCATTGCGTACACGACGTGGGCTTCCGGCCTCgtctgctgcctctgcccGCCGGTTTTCTCGGCGGAGCCACCATTACAGAGTCCGACATTTCGGAATTTCTCCACATTCACCCTCACCAGATGATGGTGCGAAGCGTGTCGGTGTCGGCAAATAATAGACTCGAGAAGGAATAAAACGAAGATGAGAGTCGTCAATGGAAGGGAAATTTGCCGATATATTTAGTGATGGTGGTAATAGCGGTGGCTCGCCCAGCCTGGGCTTTTCTGGATCGTCTGGGGCGTCTGGGGCGTCTGGGGAAGCCCCAATTTCTTAGAAATAGCTTGGGAAGAGTCGCCAAATCACTGGGGTTTTCACACCATTGCCCGAATTACTGCGAGCTTGTATTAGTAGCAGGCTTTATGGAGAAGTAGCCGCAAGTGTGGCTGCATGGAGCGCCCGCTGTCTCTTTGGCCTTTTGACTGACTCGGGTTGACAACAGTTGTTTGCTATCAATGATTCGAGCTGCAGCcgccgacgaagatgatgggcATCCATTGCTACAAACACAAAGCATCGGCGGGACAAAATGATCAAAACCAAGTAGCATCATTTGGCCTTTGCGCCATGGCGTCAAGCTTGATCATACGTGGAATATTATTTCACAATGTTATTGCCGCTAACGGATCCCTGTCAGATTACCAACCGTTACCAACCTCTAAGATCTAGATTCCATCCATTCGCCAACCTTGAACCCTGGCCCTAAAGATATGATCTGCTGTCTATCTATGTATAGGTATATCGCCTCCCCTATTGCTTACCACTGTCCACCGGCGTGCAAGTGACAAACATGAGGCACCCGCGCTCCGAGGCCCAGGGCCCATGCTCCATGCCAGCATTGCGGTATGCATACATGCCCTTGTAGAAGGTCTGATCCAGCCTCTTATCCGTAAGATCGCCTTCGACGATGTAGACCTCCTCAATGTAGGTGTGCACTGCAGGAGTCGAGGTTGGATTGGTAGCCCCCGGCTGCCATCGCTGTAGTAATGACTTGCGGCCCGTTAATGTGTCTTCGTTTAATGTCATTTCCTCGATGCCGGGTGAGCAGAGGCGCCAGGTGGAGCGTGTAGTTGGATCGTGGAATTCGAACTGCTCCATCCTTggggctgcagcagcaaatatTGGATAGGGAAAATGTGTGGTGGCGTGGATTAGAGCTTGGAAGCAGTGGTGATTTCTTAGGGGAGCAATTGAGCTGCTACGACTTTTTTTCGGACAATGAATGGCAGATGGAACAGAGTTGCGTATTAGATAGCTTTTCAATCTATCGATTCATAGGGGAGGCTTTGTTAATACTGGCGATTAGAGGGGAAGTGGAGCAGAATGGCCGCCATCGGCAAATGCTGGTGGTTTAGTCGGCGGTGACGGCGCCACTGAAGCTTTATCAAAGAGCTGGGGAGCAACCTTCAGCACTAAAAGTCGCTATACGGCCTGTTAGCTGATATTAGTAGTGGAAGATAACAGCGATCTGTGAAAAAGCCGAAAAAGCCGATAGGCTTCGAGGTTGCGTACGATTTTGGCATTCTAAACATCACGAGGATAGATATTTTAGAAAGATAAAGCCGTCATTTACATAATCCAAAGGGTCGATCAAGCAATATCAGCTGGTCAGCTATTCGACTAACTCAGCATTGACAACCTGGATCTTGATTAGTATCCCAGTCCTGGGTTCGCTACGAGCTTCTAATCAGATATCCTCCCTCATCCAAGATGGCATCAGTCGTTCGCAGTATTCTCAAGAAGCCTGTTAAGATTTCACTCATACAGCTTCTTTCTGGCACCGACAAGGCTGCGAATCTGAAGCATGCGGCTTCACAAGTAGCGAAGGCGGCCTCGGGAGGCTCCAAGATTGTCGTTCTTCCAGAATGCTTCAACTCACCATACGGAACCGAACATTTTCCAAAATATGCAGAGCCATTGTTGCCTTTACCACCGGTCAAAGAGGAGGCTCCCTCTTATTATGCTTTGTCGGCAATGGCAGCAGAAAATAAGGTGTATCTCGTTGGAGGCTCGATCCCTGAGCTCAACCCATCCACCAAACAGCACTACAACACATGTCTCATATTTGGACCAGATGGAGCCTTATTGTCAATGCATCGCAAGACGCATCTATTTGATATTGACATCCCAGGCAAAGTCACGTTTCGGGAGTCAGAAGTTCTTAGCCCTGGCAACAAAGTCACATTAGTTGACCTTCCCGAATATGGAaagattgccattgccatttgCTACGATATCCGGTTTCCAGAGCTTGCTACCATTGCCGCTCGAAAGGGGGCTTTTGCTCTGATCTATCCTGGCGCATTCAACCTGGTAACGGGCGCTCTTCACTGGAAACTGCTGGCGCAAGCCCGAGCTGTTGACAACCAGATTTACGTTGGCATGTGCAGCCCTGCCCGCGTATTAGATTCTTCATATCCCGCCTGGGGCCACAGCATGATTCTTGATCCAATGGCTACCGTGTCAGCTGAGGCGCAAGAGGATGAGGCTATTATTGAGAGCGAGCTGAACGAGGAAAAGATTCTAGAGACACGCAGAAATATTCCTTTGGAGACGCAACGCAGATTCGATGTTTACCCTGATGTAAGCGTGGGAAATGTAGCGTATGAGGAGCCAGATTTGGTTGGCCAAATTCGCAACTAGAGCAATCGGAGACTAGAAAAatatgtattatatatttcatTTGCATCATTGAGATCTAGTGCCATCTCTACTCATAATAGAATGAGCGATTCTCTTTGTAACGATTTGGGATACCTTTAAGCCATACAGGGCAGATATTAGGCCAATAATTGCCATTAGAGCAATTACTGTAACGGAACCAGCTGCGTattagggttttaatatgtTACAAGGTCCAGGTTGTAACACTCTTCTGAAATAAACTCGCTAAATGTATGAGCCAAATTTATTATTCAAGATAATAAAGTGCAACGTGCACATACCATTTTCTCCGATGTACCTATTCTGGGAGCAACTATATGTTACTTTATTCCAGATTGACAGCATCACTCATTGTGATGGTTGAGATGCGGCTAAGCTACACAGAAGATGTAAATTATACGAGCTTCaggtatatagtatattcGACATTAATCTTGTCTAATGTCTAATTTTCTGCATTTATAGCAATACACAAATGAGATCTCCAAAGTGAGATCCCCTTACCAGCTCCTCTAGTTTTAATTTTCAAGCTTTCCGTTTGTCTGCGAATAACGATCTTCAACATCTTCCTTATCTCTGTCACCTAGAAATTTAACAAGTTTGCTTCGCGTAAAATTGCGAtacttttcctcttcaatctttCCCAGTCTGCTCTTTGATAGTTTACTGCCGCTTAGACCATAAATTTCCTGGAAAGACGAGATGAGGGGCCTCCAGTGGTCGGGGTCGATTCGATTTGGATACCCAGGCATCCGAATTTCATCCACGACGTGAGTTCGAAGAACTTTGAGCTCAATGGCAACAATGGCACCCTTCAAATCAGGGTAATCCTTCATAGTTTCATGAGCCTCTGCTAACTCACACTCCATCTGAACAGGACACTCCAAGATGCGGCTCGGGCGAACAAGATCAGACTTTTGAGGGTTGAGTTGCGCACAGGCCCATTTGTCTTTAACGTAGCGGTATCCCCTATCTAACTTTGATGCGGAAGGGTGTTCAGTGCCAGTTGCATTGGCTAACAAGTGATGAGTCATGCTATCATCCGGGAGGTTTACAACACATTGGCCAGTTTGAAGAATGTTTTGAGGTGTCTTGCTTTCATCTGATTACACATTTTCCCTTAGTAAGTTTTAGGAAATTTCGTGTGTACAACTGGATATTTGCAAATGGTTATCTCAAAAGAGCAATAGTAAAACACAGAATCTACTACTCTAGCTAAAATCAACGTACTTATATTTGTTAAAACCTCTTTCTGAGCTCTTCATATACCGTTGTTTAGCTTTTTAGCTAAATAACGAGTCTGCTTCCACCCATAAGACAATTTCTCAAGTGGATGCCATCAACATTTGTggaaaataaatagctagaAACGTTTATTTCTTTGTTCTCCTATACGAGATTAGACTGGAACGGGAAGTCAGACTCAACAGCGATCAATGCGGGCGCCTGGCTCAAGAGGTTGGCTACCACCTGATTTCGGGCACCTTTTGAGGTTTCTTCTCAAGAAACATCTATAGACAGGTATAGCGGGCCATTTATCCCGTTTATAGATCGGCAACATAATCAGGACTTCTGATGTTAATGTGGAGATGCCtgatatattatatagattgCTATATAATCGTTCTAATAGCTGGAACTAATTTACATATACTCCCAAGAGAGAGCCGCATA contains the following coding sequences:
- a CDS encoding uncharacterized protein (EggNog:ENOG41), which gives rise to MEQFEFHDPTTRSTWRLCSPGIEEMTLNEDTLTGRKSLLQRWQPGATNPTSTPAVHTYIEEVYIVEGDLTDKRLDQTFYKGMYAYRNAGMEHGPWASERGCLMFVTCTPVDSGKQ
- a CDS encoding uncharacterized protein (EggNog:ENOG41~TransMembrane:1 (i206-224o)), producing the protein MVAPPRKPAGRGSRRGRKPTSCTQCHLRKQKCDRNQPCNRCLQRGVAHLCGDSTNNGVFKISESPQVVTIAPPSPSPRPRRVTQPPMSPSLGSLFANRGARAFYGSSYFGHQVASRILSEEGQDLPAGISRGRDTLQSFRDESSSFAQVWDLLGLLPRQKSTVDRLVNIFLTEVNWSLDAVHEATFRSSYDEFWGRRFGFDDLANVDLRWLGLLFIILAFGVLLDSPPHPTLDVQREREEASLRFYWAARRAIVIAPSFYGESTDIVRAGLLVTRYLLYTRRVSESWLTIGFASRMAQAQGMHVDGERWRMTRKATEQRRRLWSHIYAIDRMISLALGRPYAINNQFCLTQEPENVWLDDMEDEEASRAVPQPLSLPTPSVLSSLLYRLAQVVGKIQEKCFGMERASYEAVLQLDANLVRWSEQLPPYFCLDNPDTAADDALPFLPWHRLYLHTSFHFARIVLHRPFLLRESITDRFRTSHEACMSSALADLKIRLRTMNSTNADSLRWAFGAHNLFNSAMILGIIAVKNPHSVQAGAIIEDLEAYCENLHQDPWLNEFGMAELKVVELCISKAKDSRYTSMAAYPSSTLPEPPGARIQTVDSSGRMRPSDLESPAMSSDMSSIYWPTVWEDGQFTFPGAADFSSWEQMITGIAEDNYGGQ
- a CDS encoding uncharacterized protein (EggNog:ENOG41), coding for MTPALLDDGQPAWNRLIRFEDINGKERYGEPIDDDLDVGIALHRGEDVYARIVRTESALDLSAVLSADITQVKKLLAPLKPEEAGTIRCIGLNYREHAAEMKLSIPETPTMFLKATETINHPSGHIIAPHCADLHDCHLDYEVELAVVIGKTCKDVSEDQAMEYVLGYMTANDVTARTHQNEVSQWDRGKGFDGFAPIGPALVSSKIIPDPSVLKLQTILNGQVMQQGEASDMIFTVPKIVSFLSQGCTLQKGTIILTGTPCGIGVSRNPPVRLVEGDELFVTISHGLGSLTNPIAFKPSAHLKSTHAQLIEAKM
- a CDS encoding uncharacterized protein (EggNog:ENOG41) yields the protein MTHHLLANATGTEHPSASKLDRGYRYVKDKWACAQLNPQKSDLVRPSRILECPVQMECELAEAHETMKDYPDLKGAIVAIELKVLRTHVVDEIRMPGYPNRIDPDHWRPLISSFQEIYGLSGSKLSKSRLGKIEEEKYRNFTRSKLVKFLGDRDKEDVEDRYSQTNGKLEN